The genomic interval GGGCCTTCTTCTCCAGAATCCGTGCCCCGGTACCTTCCTTGCCCAGCACATCCTCGGGGTTGCGCAGCGGGCAGTCTTCCAGCGACAGGCAACCGCAACCAATGCAGTTGTCGAGGCTGTCGCGCAGCGCCTCCAGCGTGCGGATGCGGGCGTTCAGGTCTTCGCGCCAGGCGGTGGACATCTCACCCCATTGCGCCGCCGTAAGCTTGCTGTTGGGCGCATAGCGGCTGAACGCCTGCCTGATTTCCTCCAGCGGAATACCCGTGCGCTGCGCCACCTTGATGATCGCCAGTGTACGCAGCACCAGTGAGGGAAAGCGGCGCTGGTTGCCAGCCGTGCGCACGCTGGCGATCAGCCCCTTGGTCTCGTAGAAGTGCAGCGCAGACACCGCCACGCCGCTGCGCCTGGCCACTTCACCCACAGTGAGCATCCGCGTGTTGTCCGCTGCCATGCCTGTTGACCTCAAGTTAAGTTGAGCTCTTATAGTCCTGCCCGATCTTCCCCGCAACCGCTTTCCCTGTGATCGGAGCTGTGCATGAACAAACGGACGTTACTGGCCTGGGCTGGCGCTGTAGCCGGTGTGCTGGCTGCTTGCTATGCGTTAGTGGGTAGCGGTTCGGCGCCACCCGCCGCGGCGGCGTGGCCGGCGACCAGGGTGGCGCTGGCCACGGCCGAGCAGGTGCCACTGGCGCGGCAGCACTTTGCTTCGGGGGAGCTGGAGGCGGTCAACCAGGTGCAGGTAGCGGCCGAGACGGCGGGGCGCATTACCCGCATTGCCTTCGAGTCGGGGCAGGCGGTAACCGCCGGGCAGTTGCTGGTGCAGTTGAACGACGCGCCGGAGCAGGCCCAGCGGGTGCAGTTGCGGGCGAAATTGCGTAACGCTAACGTGGTGCTGCAGCGCAGCCGCAAGCTGCGGGCGATGAATGTCGTGTCGCAAGAGTTGCTGGACAACGCCGCCACCGCCGTGGACGTGGCCAGCGGGGAGCTGCAGCATGTCGAAGCGCTGATCGCGCAGAAGGCCATTCGCGCACCGTTTACCGGCAAGCTGGGCATTCGGCGGGTGCATCAGGGCCAATACCTGGGCGCCGGCGAGGCCATCGTCAGCCTGGCCGACATCAGCCAGTTGCATGTGAATTTTGCCGTGGGCGAGCAGGCCGCCCCCGAAGTGCACGTCGGGCAAGTGCTGGCACTGACGCTGGACGCCGTACCCGGGCAAGGCTTCCAGGCCCGGGTGGTGGCGGTCGATCCGGTGGTCAGCAAGGCGCGCCTGGTGCAGGTGCAGGCAGCCTTGCCGAACCCGGACGGGCAGTTACAGCCGGGCATGTACGCTGGCGTGCGCCTGGATGCTGTGCAGCCTTCGACTGTATTGGCGGTGCCGGAAACCGCGATCACCTACGCCGCCTATGGCCAGACAGTATTCGTTGCCACTCAGGACGCGGCGCATGGTACCCGGGTCAGCAGGGTGCGGGTAACCACGGGTGAGCGCTGGCAGGGGCGGGTGGAGGTTACCTCCGGCCTGGCGCCCGGTGACCGGGTGGTGGTGTCTGGCCAGTTGAAGCTGAGCGACGGCATGTCGGTCGAGCCGGTGGCGCAGGACAGCTTGCAGGCCAACCTCGGAGGCCGGCAGCGGTGAAATTTACCGATCTCTTCGTGCGCCGCCCGGTGCTGGCGCTGGTGGTCAGCAGCCTGATCATCCTGATGGGGCTGTTTGCCATGGGCAAGTTGCCGATCCGTCAGTACCCGTTGCTGGCAAGCTCGACCATTACCATCAGCACCGAGTACCCCGGCGCTTCTGCCGAGCTGATGCAGGGCTTCGTGACCCAGCCGATTACCCAGGCGGTGTCGTCGGTCGAGGGCATCGACTACCTGTCCTCGTCGTCGCAGCAGGGGCGCAGCCTGATCACCTTGCGCATGGTGCTCAACCGCGACTCGACCCAGGCGCTGGCCGAGACCATGGCCAAGGTCAACCAGGTGCGCTATCGCCTGCCGGAAAAGGCGTACGACCCGGTGGTGGAGCTGTCGGCAGGCGACTCCACCGCCGTGGCCTATGTGGGTTTTTCCAGCTCCAGCGTGTCGATCCCGGAGCTGAGCGATTACCTGTCGCGGGTGGTGGAGCCGCAGTTCTCAGGCATCGACGGCGTGGCCAAGGTGCAGTCGTTCGGTGGGCAACGCCTGGCCATGCGCCTGTGGCTGGACAGCGAGCAGATGGCCGGGCGCGGGGTGACGGCAGCGGACGTGGCGCAGGCGGTGCGGGCCAACAACTACCAAGCGACGCCGGGCCAGGTGCGTGGGCAGTACGTGCTGGCCGATATCCAGGTGGACACCGACCTGACCCGGGTCGAGGACTTCCGTGAGCTGATCATCCGCAACCATGGCACCGACCTGGTGCGCCTGCGCGATGTCGGCACCGTCGAGCTCAGTGCGGCGGCCACCCAGACCAGCGCTACCATGGACGGCAAGCCTGCCGTGCACCTGGGGCTGTTCCCCACGCCGGCCGGCAACCCGCTGGTGATTGTCGAGGGCATTCGCCAGCTGCTGCCGCAAATCCAGCAGACCCTGCCGCCTGGGGTGAAGGTGGCGCTGGCCTATGAGACTGCGCGCTTCATCGATGCTTCGATCCATGAGGTGTTGCGCACCCTGGTGGAGGCGATGCTGATCGTGGTGCTGGTGATCTGGTTGTGCCTGGGTTCGTTGCGCAGTGTGCTGATCGCGGTGGTGGCCATTCCGCTGTCGATGCTCGGTGCCGCGGGCCTGATGCTGATGTTCGGCTTCAGTCTCAATCTGCTGACCTTGCTGGCGATGGTGCTGGCCATCGGTCTGGTGGTGGACGATGCCATCGTGGTGGTGGAGAACGTGCACCGGCATATCGAAGAGGGCAAGTCGCCGGTTGCTGCGGCATTGGCCGGGGCGCGGGAAATCGCCGGGCCGGTCATTGCCATGACCCTGACCTTGGCGGCGGTGTATGCGCCGATCGGGCTGATGGGCGGGCTGACCGGCACGCTGTTCCGCGAATTCGCCCTGACCTTGGCGGGGGCGGTGATCGTGTCCGGCATTGTGGCGCTGACCTTGTCGCCGGTGATGAGCTCGTTGCTGTTGCAACCCGGGCAGCAGCATGGCGCGATGGCCAACATGGCCGATCGGTTGTTTGCTGCTTTGACCGGGGCCTATGGACAAGTGCTGGCCTACTCCCTGGCGCATCGCTGGATCAGCGCTGGTGTGGCGCTGCTGGTGTGCCTGAGCCTGCCCTGGCTTTACCTGCTGCCCCAACGCGAGCTGGCGCCACCCGAGGATCAGGCCGCGGTGCTGACCGCCATCAAGTCGCCGCAGCATGCCAGCCTCGAATATGCGGAACGCTTTGCGCTGAAGCTCGACCAGGTGATGAAGTCCATCGCCGAAACCACCGACACCTGGATCATCAACGGCACCGACGGCCCGGCCGCCAGTTTCGGGGGCATCAACCTCAGCGCCTGGCAGGCGCGCGAGCGGTCCGCGGCACAGGTGCAGGCACAGCTGCAGCAGGCCGTGGCGGATATCGAAGGCAGCAGCATCTTCGCCTTCCAGGTCGCTTCGCTGCCGGGCTCCAGTGGTGGCCTGCCGGTGCAGATGGTGCTGCGCAGCGCCCAGGATTACCCCGAGCTGTACCAGACCATGGAAGTGCTCAAGCAACGCGCCCGCGACAGCGGCCTGTTTGCCGTGGTGGACAGCGACCTCGACTACAACAACCCGGTGGTCAAGGTGCGTGTCGACCGGGCCAAGGCGGCCAGCCTGGGCATCAGCATGCAGGCCATTGGCGAGTCGCTGGGGGTGCTGGTGGGCGAGCAATACCTCAACCGCTTTGCCCTGTTCGGGCGCGCCTATGATGTGATCCCGCAGAGTATCCAAGACCAGCGCCTGACGCCTGCGGCGCTGAACCGCCAGTATGTGCGCGCCGAAGAGGGCAGCCTGGTGCCGCTGGCCACGGTGGTGCACCTGGATCTCGAAGTGGCGCCCAACCGCCTGTTGCAGTTCGACCAGCAGAACGCCAGTACCCTGCAGGCAATCCCGGCCCCGGGTGTGTCGATGGGCAATGCCGTGGCCTTTCTCGAACAGCTCACCGCCGAGTTGCCACCGGGCTTCAGCCACGACTGGCAATCGGAATCGCGCCAGTATGTGCAGGAAGGCTTTGCCTTGATGTGGGCGTTTCTTGCTGCCCTGGTGGTGATCTACCTGGTGCTGGCGGCGCAGTACGAAAGCCTGGTTGACCCACTGATCATCCTGGTGACTGTGCCGCTGTCGATCTGCGGTGCGCTGCTGCCGCTGGCGCTGGGCTGGGCCACGCTGAACATTTACACGCAGATTGGCCTGGTGACGCTGATCGGCCTGATCAGCAAGCACGGTATCCTGATGGTGGAGTTCGCCAACGAGATCCAGGTGCGCGACAACCTCGACCGTGCTGCCGCCATTGTCCGTGCCGCGCAGATACGTTTGCGGCCGGTGCTGATGACCACCGCAGCGATGACCTTTGGCGTGCTGCCGCTGCTGTTTGCCAGCGGCGCCGGGGCCAACAGCCGCTTCGGGCTGGGGGTGGTGATTGTGTGCGGGATGCTGGTGGGCACCTTGTTTACCTTGTTCGTGCTGCCGACCCTCTATGCCTGGCTGGCGCGCGATCACCGGGTGACCACGGTGCGGGGGCAGCAGTTGCTGGAGGCCGATCGGGTGTTGGGCATGTGAAGTGAGGGAACAGGAATATCGGGGCCGCATAGCGGCCCCGGTTGCACGATCAGGACGGTGAGCGAACCCGGCGCATCTGGGTCACCAGGGTGAAGCGGTCATCCGGGTGCACGGTTTCGGAAACCGCCATCAAATCACCGTTTTCCTCGCGGTACTGGCGGATGATTTTCAGCCCCGGTGAACCCGCCTCGGCCTTCAGTGCTTTGGCCAGCTCTGCCGTCAGCAACACTGCCCGTACCTGCTGGTCGACCACCGCGATTGACCGGCCAACGTGCTGCTCGATCAGCCCTGCAATCAGCTGGTCGGGGTGCTCGCGGGCCCGCTCGATGACCTCGGCATAGTCGCGCTGTGCGTACACATCGATCCAGCACAGCGGTGCGGCATTGTGCAGGCGGTCGACGCGGATGCTCGACACGCAAAAGTAGTGCTCCCCCGGTACCAGCCCCAGCCGCGCCGCCTCGCTCAGGTCGGCGACGAAATGGCGCACGTCCTGGATTTCCCGCTGCTGGGTTTCGGCCAGGTGGGCCAGGTCGGCCACGCTGGCCAGCGACTGCGAATAGCCGCCGCGCGGGCTGCTGGCCTCTACCCGGGTGCCTACGCGCTTGCGCCGCGACACCAGCCCCTGGTCGAGCAGCTGGTTGATCGCGGCGCGCACCGTGTGCCGGCTCACATCGTAAAGGTCGCACAGCTCGAACTCGGTCGGCAGCAGGCTGCCCACCGGGTAGCGGCCGTTGGCGATGCCATCCATCAAGTCCTTTGCCACGGTGGAGTAGCGCGTCGGGTTCATACCTCTGGTCTGTCTCGTAAATTTCATCGGTTGGCAGTGTAACAGCGACAGGGATATGTTCGGCACCGCCGAAATGCGTGCGGTGCTGGGCCGCGCGCCGGGTGCGGCACTCTAAACGCATGCTCCGACAGGGAGATGTGTCGGCGTCACAATTGGTGTTTTGACCGTAACAGCAATGCCGCTACTGCACACCCGACCAACGCCAGGCACGCCAGGTAGAACGCATCACTGTAAGCCAGCAGGTAAGCCTCCCGCCGAATCGTCCCGGCCAGCCCCTCCAGCATCTGCTGCTGGTGCGGCAACCAGCTCTGTATTGTCTGGTTGATGCGCTCTTGCACGCCAGGCGCGAACACTGTCACCTGCTCGTGAATGCGCTCGCTGTGAAAGCGCTCACGGGTGGCCACCAGTTGCGTCAACCCGGCCGTGCCGATGGCTCCCCCCAGGTTGCGCAGCATGGAGAACACCGCCGAGGCCGAGCCGGCTTCACGCTTGTCCAGCCCGGCCACCGCCAGCACCGACAACGCCACCATGATGAAAGGCTGGCCAATACCGCGCACCACCGTGGACGGGATGATCACGTTGTCGGCACTGTCGGCGCTCAGGCTAGCCCCCAGCCAGCAGCCCAGGGCCATGATCAGAAAGCCGCTGGCGACCATGAACTTGGCGCTGGTCCAGCCCATCAGCCGGGGCATCAACGGCGCCAGCAGCAGCTGCACCACGCCATAGGCGATCAGCGCCACGCCGACATCGTGCGCGCTGAAACCCTGCAGCTGCGACAGGTAGTTGGGCACCAGAAAAACCAGGCCGAATGTGGCGGCGCCAAAGATGAACATCGCCACGCTGGCGACGCCGAAGTTGTAGCGCCCGAGCAAGCGCAGGTTGATGAAGGCGCGCTGGCCGAACAGCTGGGTCACCACGAACACCACCAGGGCAATGGCGGCGACCACACTCATGGCGACGATGAATGGCGAGCCGAACCCGTCCAGCCGGCCGCCTTCTTCCAGCACGATC from Pseudomonas fortuita carries:
- a CDS encoding MDR family MFS transporter gives rise to the protein MGTEPTVTLRAWVAVLGGLLGCFMAGMNVHVTSAALPEIRGSLGASFEEGSWISTAYLVAEIVMIPLTAWLVDVFSLRRVMWTGSLIFLIASVACSWAPNLEAMIAIRVIQGAAGAVLIPLSFQLIITELPASKMAMGMALFSLANSVAQAAGPSIGGWLSDAYSWRWIFYLQLFPGLALLFAIAWSIEAKPMKLELLRKGDWLGITAMVIGLGGLQIVLEEGGRLDGFGSPFIVAMSVVAAIALVVFVVTQLFGQRAFINLRLLGRYNFGVASVAMFIFGAATFGLVFLVPNYLSQLQGFSAHDVGVALIAYGVVQLLLAPLMPRLMGWTSAKFMVASGFLIMALGCWLGASLSADSADNVIIPSTVVRGIGQPFIMVALSVLAVAGLDKREAGSASAVFSMLRNLGGAIGTAGLTQLVATRERFHSERIHEQVTVFAPGVQERINQTIQSWLPHQQQMLEGLAGTIRREAYLLAYSDAFYLACLALVGCAVAALLLRSKHQL
- the soxR gene encoding redox-sensitive transcriptional activator SoxR, which codes for MAADNTRMLTVGEVARRSGVAVSALHFYETKGLIASVRTAGNQRRFPSLVLRTLAIIKVAQRTGIPLEEIRQAFSRYAPNSKLTAAQWGEMSTAWREDLNARIRTLEALRDSLDNCIGCGCLSLEDCPLRNPEDVLGKEGTGARILEKKAR
- a CDS encoding GntR family transcriptional regulator, producing MNPTRYSTVAKDLMDGIANGRYPVGSLLPTEFELCDLYDVSRHTVRAAINQLLDQGLVSRRKRVGTRVEASSPRGGYSQSLASVADLAHLAETQQREIQDVRHFVADLSEAARLGLVPGEHYFCVSSIRVDRLHNAAPLCWIDVYAQRDYAEVIERAREHPDQLIAGLIEQHVGRSIAVVDQQVRAVLLTAELAKALKAEAGSPGLKIIRQYREENGDLMAVSETVHPDDRFTLVTQMRRVRSPS
- a CDS encoding efflux RND transporter periplasmic adaptor subunit; this translates as MNKRTLLAWAGAVAGVLAACYALVGSGSAPPAAAAWPATRVALATAEQVPLARQHFASGELEAVNQVQVAAETAGRITRIAFESGQAVTAGQLLVQLNDAPEQAQRVQLRAKLRNANVVLQRSRKLRAMNVVSQELLDNAATAVDVASGELQHVEALIAQKAIRAPFTGKLGIRRVHQGQYLGAGEAIVSLADISQLHVNFAVGEQAAPEVHVGQVLALTLDAVPGQGFQARVVAVDPVVSKARLVQVQAALPNPDGQLQPGMYAGVRLDAVQPSTVLAVPETAITYAAYGQTVFVATQDAAHGTRVSRVRVTTGERWQGRVEVTSGLAPGDRVVVSGQLKLSDGMSVEPVAQDSLQANLGGRQR
- a CDS encoding MexW/MexI family multidrug efflux RND transporter permease subunit, coding for MKFTDLFVRRPVLALVVSSLIILMGLFAMGKLPIRQYPLLASSTITISTEYPGASAELMQGFVTQPITQAVSSVEGIDYLSSSSQQGRSLITLRMVLNRDSTQALAETMAKVNQVRYRLPEKAYDPVVELSAGDSTAVAYVGFSSSSVSIPELSDYLSRVVEPQFSGIDGVAKVQSFGGQRLAMRLWLDSEQMAGRGVTAADVAQAVRANNYQATPGQVRGQYVLADIQVDTDLTRVEDFRELIIRNHGTDLVRLRDVGTVELSAAATQTSATMDGKPAVHLGLFPTPAGNPLVIVEGIRQLLPQIQQTLPPGVKVALAYETARFIDASIHEVLRTLVEAMLIVVLVIWLCLGSLRSVLIAVVAIPLSMLGAAGLMLMFGFSLNLLTLLAMVLAIGLVVDDAIVVVENVHRHIEEGKSPVAAALAGAREIAGPVIAMTLTLAAVYAPIGLMGGLTGTLFREFALTLAGAVIVSGIVALTLSPVMSSLLLQPGQQHGAMANMADRLFAALTGAYGQVLAYSLAHRWISAGVALLVCLSLPWLYLLPQRELAPPEDQAAVLTAIKSPQHASLEYAERFALKLDQVMKSIAETTDTWIINGTDGPAASFGGINLSAWQARERSAAQVQAQLQQAVADIEGSSIFAFQVASLPGSSGGLPVQMVLRSAQDYPELYQTMEVLKQRARDSGLFAVVDSDLDYNNPVVKVRVDRAKAASLGISMQAIGESLGVLVGEQYLNRFALFGRAYDVIPQSIQDQRLTPAALNRQYVRAEEGSLVPLATVVHLDLEVAPNRLLQFDQQNASTLQAIPAPGVSMGNAVAFLEQLTAELPPGFSHDWQSESRQYVQEGFALMWAFLAALVVIYLVLAAQYESLVDPLIILVTVPLSICGALLPLALGWATLNIYTQIGLVTLIGLISKHGILMVEFANEIQVRDNLDRAAAIVRAAQIRLRPVLMTTAAMTFGVLPLLFASGAGANSRFGLGVVIVCGMLVGTLFTLFVLPTLYAWLARDHRVTTVRGQQLLEADRVLGM